The Larus michahellis chromosome 9, bLarMic1.1, whole genome shotgun sequence genome contains the following window.
GACAATTTGCTGCTGTGTCGCTTACTGCCACGTGCAAACAAAATCCAATTTACTTCTGCAGCAGTGGCATCCCCTTGGTGCTGGGGAAGAAGTTTCCATCAGCTTCCTGCCACATATCTTGTCACTCCTCTAAAGGGATTGGGAATTCTGTTGACTGATGAGAAACTCTTAAAAATctgctggttttccttgtacGGAAAACTTATTCTATTTGCTCTATTGGTTTCAAAAGCACCTTGACTCACACACAGGTTGGCTGAGATGACAGGACGCCCCATGAGAGTTGTGGGCTGGTACCACTCGCATCCTCACATTACCGTCTGGCCATCGCATGTCGGTAAGAGCAGTCTTGGGCTAGGTTCCGTGCGAAAAGTCACAGCTGGCTAATTGTATTACTCAGTTTACTGGATTTTCAGAGCTGCATACGCCTAGTATCAAAGTTTGGTTTCTCAGACGTCTTCTGTTAGGACAAGATTGTCTGGGTGGGCTTCAGGAACCTCTGTCAGTACAGCCCTATTCCTGTCTACATGCTCCAGGTGCTCAAACTGAATGAGGCTCAGTAGCCTCTACTACTGAGTAGCTACTACTAGTACTACTCTTCTTCCAGACAGGAAAACTAGACCTAGGATGTGGGGAACAGTGAAAAAAGCTGTGGGAATCTGTGGTGTCTGGAAGCCTGCTGGGATGATTTTTGATCTGTGAGTGTTaatgcaaaaaatgaaaacttttgaaaGAAGTGCGTGATGATGTTATATGTGTTGGACGTTATGGCTAGATCTGTGGCATCAGGCTGATGCTAGGATCATTTCTTGTTTTGTTAACTCATCTTGTATTTTTAAGATTTGctgtttaattacattttaaattgggtcaatttatttttttttaaacttagtcaCCTGGAGTAAGTACTTTAAAACAAAGCTTGTGACATTTGTTGCCAAATTCCAGGTCACCTCTCAAAAGGTGGCAAATCTCTTTCCATTCCTTCAGGTGACCATTGTAGTtctcattcttttatttctttgtctgcaGATGTCCGCACACAAGCTATGTATCAGATGATGGACCAAGGTTTTGTAGGGCTTATCTTTTCCTGCTTCATTGAAGACAAAAACACAAAGGTAGGCAACTTAAAAATGGCAATGAATTCTCCAAGTACTCATGAGAAACATCAGCCCCAAGGCAAAGCTGAAATCCTTGGATGCAGCCCACAAGAAGGGCTGGGCTCTGCTTGGAGCACAGTCAAAGCACAACTAGAATGGTGATGTTCGGATTGTAATCCCAATGACAGAAGAATGAGTTATTAATTACTCTATGCTGATCCGCAGCCTGCAGTACCAGGGTTCTGGGACTGCATCAGGTGGCTGCAGTATGTGTGTGCATTGAAATGTGTGAGCGCCCTTCTTCAGCTGTTCAGTCCAGCAAATAGAGCTCAGGGCACCTCTGTGCCTCTGGCCTCTTTAGAAGATGCTGCTGTAGTGTGAGATAAACCGTCAGTGGTGTGTCTTGTGTAGGTTTTCCAGATATCTAtcatttaagactttttttataGTCAATGGATATGTCAATATCTGCTTGTAAACACTTCCAGCATACCAATCAAAGTGAAAAGCCTTTGCAACCTGTTAAAATGCTATCTGAAAGTATATTCTACTTCCTGAAGGAATATGtggttttagattattttttgcTCTTGGAATCTGACTTTCTGCTGTCTCTCTTAGACAGGCAGGATTCTCTATACCTGTTTCCAGTCCATTCAAGCCCAGAAGAGCTCAGAGTAAGTAGAGCAGAAGAATATTATGTCCAGCGTCAGGTTGCATTTAATCTTGTCTGTTCCTTCTGGGTTGTCTCAAATAAGTGGCTTCTAGGCTTATCATGAGAAGCAAATACTGTATAGACATGCTTGAATGAGGTCTCCTTCTGCTCATGCAGGCTCCTTGAAGAGCATCTAAAGATTACGACTGATTAATTTAGCCTAGATAATTCAGTATCTTAAGATTTGGTGTAGGACACTGTAGTCTGGATGTGAATTTGTGCTGTAATCCATTGCGTAGAAGGCCCGCCCTTTTGCTTTCAGCTGTAGAGGTCGAGGCTTCAAGCTTGCATGGTGTAGAGTCCCCACCAACTGCACACGCAGTGCATTATATTGTCAGTACAGGCCATCTAGTTGCTTTAGCATTTTACCATTAAAACTTAAGACAAGTGTGTGGCTGTAAAAGGCTTCCATTTGCCTGTCAACTCAGGCATGTGTTCCCAAAAGTAAATCTGCATCAATGGCATGTGTTGGACAGACTGTTGCAGGTTTGTAgatgtcctttttctttctctgctgctttgaagTTAATGGTATCTGATACCCTTTTAGATATGAAAGGATTGAAATTCCTATTCATGTTGTCCCCCATGAAACCATTGGGAAAGTGTGTCTGGAATCAGCTGTAGAGCTGCCCAAGATCCTTTGCCAAGAAGAGCAAGATGCCTACAGGAGAATTCACAGGTAACAACACTAGGGCTGCACCCCTCTCCAAGACTTGTATTTGCTAACATCGTCTACTGTTGCTGTACTTAAAGTACCATAACCTTAGCAGAGGTATAGAAAATAAGAAGCATTAGCAGCTCGTGTGCCTTTGTAGGAGAACTGATTTAATACCTTCACACTAAGGAGTCTGAGTTCTCTCAGCCTTGCACACAAGAGCTAAGCATAACTGCTCCTTGCCTGCAATAAAAAAACACCTAGAACTTGTGTGAGCTGATGGTGGCGCTTCACCgatgtgtctgtgtgtgacaGTAATTAGTGTTTAACCAGGGTAAGAGTGCTGAGAAGtctgaaaaatgagattaaataccagcttttttttttcctgaccctGGTACTCAATACATGTTTTTGTGCTGTAAGCTCTTTGTTACCCTTGTGAATGCACAGGGCTTCCACAAGTGAAGTTTAGATGTACCTGCAGTGTCAGTGACTTGTAGGTAGCTGGTTCTATAGCTTGGGCTTGCTTAATGTGCAATTCACTGCTGTCCTGTCACTAACCTGCATTCTGATCATTCTCTTAGCCTCACCCATCTAGACTCTGTAACGAAGATTCATAATGGCTCAGGTAAGGATTCCATTTTTGCATGCGAGAATCCAGGATGCTGCTCCCAGGGTCAAAATAGTAGAGCCCTGAGCAGGGTTTGGTTTGGCTCTAATTTTGGGGGACAGTAGATCACAGCCGTGTGACAGCTCTCCCTTTGCCATAAAAGGCACTTGTAAATACCTATGAAAGCACaaacttttgtgtttttctttgccgTACAGTTAATTTCCAATCATAAACACTGTGTAACCCAGAGATTTCTCCGAGATTGTTATATTGTTACGTAAAGTCTAGTGGAATATCAAAATTGTAACTAAACACTTTAAAGGAACACATCAGGGGCTGTAAAATAACCTTTTCCTGGGGTTTATGAATGCTCTTGTATCCTTCAACCTTTGTACAATTGGTTAAAATTACAAtagactttggggtttttttgtttggtttgagggtttttgttgctgttagaACAGCAAGGGGATTTTGGATTTGGTGAGTCTTAAAGTAATGTCTGGCTGATGTATATGCATGCATCTCCTGGCACTTCTCGTATGTTATGTGCATATGATGTTTTTGCTTTTGACAGTGAGACAGGGTGAATCCTAATCACACTTCTGTTCCAAGATGAATACCCCACTGTCCATTCTCACCTGATCAATAAATGAGACATTCTTTGCTTCTGAATTTAGAAATTAATTAGCATCAGTGATGACTTACATGCAGATTTCTGTTGTAGGTCTGACATCCCTCCCCTGGGTATCTAAAGCTCAGATTGAAATTGCTTGTTTCCCTGTTTAGCAAACTGCTGATTCGGACTTTCTCGTGGGGATGTCTGGTTGTCTTGGCCGGGATGTTGGAGCGTTTCCTTGGCTGTCTCTAATGCTCTTGTCTTTGGGGTGGTTGTAGCTCACtgtgtgtgtttttggtttttttttttgtgtgtttgcactgGCATGATATGTTCTCGCTCTTTCCAGTGTTCACAAAGAACCTCTGCAGCCAGATGTCTGCCATCAGCGGGCCACTCCTTCAGTGGCTAGAGGACAGACTAGAGCAGAACAAACAACgggtgcaggagctgcagcaggagaaagagcAGCTCCTGGAGGAACTAGCTGCTTTAGAGTGAAGGAGGAAATGCAGACCCTTCAGAAAAGAGACATGGAAAAAAACTCTACAAGACCTACTCCTGGCTGAAGAGTGGCCCTACACTGCCTTACAGTGAAAATACTAGCTGTGCCTCTTCTCTTGTCCCATGCAGCAAAGAGCACTTCTGCAGGATAAGGGCTTTATCTGCCCCAGGTTGATGGAAAGCAGTGGTATCTCTCCAGGTGCTACATGACGCAGTTCAGTTCCAGCTCAGTGGTGGGGTTGGGCAGCACCTGAAGAGACTTCAGTTCTGGAAGGGACACGCTGAGGGAACGTGTTGTTTCTCCTTCCCCTATATTTTGACAGAAGTCTTATTGCTTTACGTGTATTCCAGGAGCCTAGAATGAGAGGGTTAGAGGGGAAGAGTGTGTCCCTGCAGTCATACCTGATGCTGCCAACTTTTGCCTTCTTTTAGTAGC
Protein-coding sequences here:
- the BRCC3 gene encoding lys-63-specific deubiquitinase BRCC36, whose protein sequence is MAVQAVHLEADAFLVCLNHALSTEKEEVMGLCIGEVDTSRIVHIHSVIILRRSDKRKDRVEISPEQLSAASTEAERLAEMTGRPMRVVGWYHSHPHITVWPSHVDVRTQAMYQMMDQGFVGLIFSCFIEDKNTKTGRILYTCFQSIQAQKSSEYERIEIPIHVVPHETIGKVCLESAVELPKILCQEEQDAYRRIHSLTHLDSVTKIHNGSVFTKNLCSQMSAISGPLLQWLEDRLEQNKQRVQELQQEKEQLLEELAALE